Within the Plesiomonas shigelloides genome, the region GGTGAACAAGCCAGCGCTGCTGCTGGCCGACGAACCAACCGGTAATTTGGACGACGCCTTGTCGGCCAGCATTTTGCGGCTGTTTGAAGAGTTCAACCGGGTCGGTGTGACGGTGTTGATGGCTACCCACGATACCCAGCTGATCGCCAGCAAGCCGTATCGCCTGCTGACCTTGGAACAGGGACGACTGAAGGAGACACCTCGTGGCTAAAGCAGCACTGAAGAAAAGCTCAGATCCGCGTCCAACCCGCAGTCGTGGCAGTTTGCGCGAACAGTGGCGACATGCGTGGCACAACTGTCTGCAAGATTTACTGCTGCAGCCGGTGGCGACGTTTCTGACGGTTCTGGTGATCGCCATTGCGCTGACCTTACCCGGAGTGTGTTACCTAGGCTGGAAAAATGCCTCGTTAGCCGCTGACCAGTGGTATCCGGAGCCGGAAATTACCGTGTACCTGCAAAAGACGCTGACCGATCCACAAGCGCAAGCGGTGGCCGATCAGCTGCGTCAATTGCCGGGTGCCAGCAAGCTGACCTATTTATCACGCGCCGATAGCCTCAATGAGTTTCGTCAGTGGTCTGGTTTTAGTGACGCACTGGATATGCTCAATGACAACCCGCTACCGGCCGTCGCCATCATTCGGCCACAAGGCGAGTTTGCCAGCGAGCCGGGCTTGAGCACCTTGCGCGATAAGCTGGCGGCGCAACAAGGGGTCAGTGAAGCCAAATTGGATAACACCTGGCTGGATCGCTTGACTGCTTTGACCGAGCTGGTGGCACAAGCGGCGCTGTGGATGGCCACGTTGATGCTGTGCGCGGTATTTTTAATCATCGGTAACAGTGTGCGTCTGAATATTTTCAATCGCCGCGACAGTATTGAAGTGATGAAGCTGATTGGGGCGACTGATGGCTTTATTCTGCGTCCGTTTTTATACGGTGGCGCACTACTCGGGTTGGCCGGTGGGCTGCTGGCGTGGCTGCTGGACAGCATTATCATCTGGCGCTTGCAGTTGCAGGTCGACAAAGTGATGCAGGTGTTTGGCACCAGCTTTACCCTGCGCGGGCCGGGGCTGGAAGAGGTGCTGTTGCTGCTGATTGTCTCGGGCATGATTGGCTGGTGCGCCGCATGGTTAGCGACCGTGCGCCATTTACGCGAGTTTGCGCCTAAGTAAAAAAACTGTTTCGCCTTTGGGAACTCGTAAGCGATTGCACAGTCCAATAAAAGGTCTGTTTTGCGGCCAGCATCACGCTGGCAGCGCAACAAAAGCGTATCGGTGACAGATACACTTGGTTAAGATTCACCCTTTGCCCTCTGGGTAAAGTGCGCTACATTACTGACGGTCGATAGCCACAGCATGTCTGTCCTATCGGCCGCGTTTTTAGGCAGTCTGATTGCCGTAGGTTTAGGTTCATATCCGACTGTTTGAGGACTTTGCCCTTAGCGGCAGTCCGCCTAGCAATACCTGTAATACCGATCTCAACGAGAGGACTTAATGACACAAGATATGCAATCCATGACCCTGGTTCCGCAAGGCAGTCTGGAAAGTTACATCCGGAACGCC harbors:
- the ftsX gene encoding permease-like cell division protein FtsX; its protein translation is MAKAALKKSSDPRPTRSRGSLREQWRHAWHNCLQDLLLQPVATFLTVLVIAIALTLPGVCYLGWKNASLAADQWYPEPEITVYLQKTLTDPQAQAVADQLRQLPGASKLTYLSRADSLNEFRQWSGFSDALDMLNDNPLPAVAIIRPQGEFASEPGLSTLRDKLAAQQGVSEAKLDNTWLDRLTALTELVAQAALWMATLMLCAVFLIIGNSVRLNIFNRRDSIEVMKLIGATDGFILRPFLYGGALLGLAGGLLAWLLDSIIIWRLQLQVDKVMQVFGTSFTLRGPGLEEVLLLLIVSGMIGWCAAWLATVRHLREFAPK